AGGAAGACTACCAGCAGCGGGACATACAGCAGGAAGCTCCTGGCGCCGTCCCGGTCCCCGGCGCGCCATCTCCCCACCTGCAGGGCCAGAAAATACAGGAGATTCTGAAAGATCAACAGGTACATGGGCGCGGTGACGCGGCCGGTCTGGACGCAGTCCCAGATCCCCCATATAAACAGGGCCATCACCGTGAAGAACCAGGCCACCCGGATGGCGTTCAGGGAGAGGTGAAGTTCCATCTCATCCATGTTCCGAAAGAATTTCATAGAACTGCCTCCTTGCTTTGAATTGTCAAGTTCTTTTGACATTTTTAGAATAGTACGGCAGATGCGAAATGTCAATAGTGTTTTACATTTTTGCAAAGAGGATAGAAAAACGTCGGGGAACGCAGGCTGACCCTTGCACTTTTGGGCCTGAAATGGTACAATAATTGTCCGAAAATATCAGCAAGGGAGAGCGCTGCTTTTATGAAATTAGGAATCGTGGGTCTGCCCAATGTGGGCAAATCGACCCTGTTCAACGCCATCACCAACGCCGGCGCCGAGAGCGCCAACTATCCGTTCTGCACCATCGACCCCAACGTGGGCATGGTAGCGGTGCCGGACGAGCGGCTGGACAAGCTGGCGGAGATGTATCAGCCGGATAAGAAGACCCCGGCGGTCATCGAATTCGTGGACATCGCCGGACTGGTGAAGGGCGCCAGCAAGGGCGAGGGCCTGGGCAACAAGTTCCTGGCCAACATCCGGGAGACCGACGCCATCGTCCACGTGGTCCGCTGCTTTGACGACGAGAACGTCATTCACGTGGAGGGCAGCACGGACCCCAGGCGGGACATCGACATCATCAACATGGAGCTGGTGATGGCGGACCTGGAGATGGTCCAGCGCCGGGTGGAGAAGGCCACGAAAGCCCTGAAGGGCGACAAGAAGTTCCAGCATGAGGTGGACGTGTTCACCGCACTGCAGAAGCATCTGGACGGGGGCAATCTGGCCCGGACCTTTGCCTGTGACGAGGACGACGCGGCCCTGATCGCCACCTCCGACCTGCTGACCCTGAAGCCTGTGATCTACGCCGCCAACACCGACGAGGCGGGCTTCGCCGATCTGGAGCATAACCAGTACTACCAGCAGGTGAAGGCCATTGCCGACGCGGAGGACAGCCAGGTGCTGCCCATCTGCGCCAAGATGGAGCAGGACATCGCCGAGCTGGAGGGCGAGGAGAAGCTGATGTTTCTGGAGGAGCTGGGAGTGGAGGAGTCCGGCCTGGACCGGCTCATCAAGTGCTCCTACGCTCTGCTGGGCCTGATCTCCTTCCTGACCTACGGCAAGGACGAGTGCCGGGCCTGGACCATCAAGAAGGGCACCAAGGCCCCCCAAGCCGCCGGCAAGATCCACTCCGACATCGAGCGGGGCTTCATCCGGGCGGAGGTCATCGCATACGATGACATGATCGCCTGCGGCAGCGTCAACGCCGCCAAGGAGAAAGGGCTGCTCCGCAGCGAGGGCAAGGAGTATGTGGTTCAGGACGGAGACATGGTCTACTTCCGGTTCAACGTATGATGACGGAGGCGGAGAGACTGGCGGCCTATGACCGCATGTACGCCGACCTGCTGAAGGAACGGGACAAGGTCCTGGCGGACATGGACAAGCTCCGCGCCGCGGGAAGGAATCGGGGAACCACCTACCAGCAGCTGTTGGCCCAGAAGCTGACGGTTCAGAACCTGATCGGCCGGTTTGAGATCTACGGAATCAAAGAAGTGTGAGGGACAGGCAGGCGCAAATGCGCCTGCCTGTTTTGCCTGCGGAGAGGGATCTCCTGACGGCAGGCCGGTCCCATGGGCAAAAGGGACCGGGCGTCTGGCAGGACAGCATTCCATATAGCGGGCGGCCGTCCGCTGTCCGGCAGAAAAATTCCCAGGGGGAAACATTTCGGCCCGCCCCGGCGTATATAGGTTGAAAGCGCTTTTCAAACGAGAGAAAGGAGGCATTGCATGGAAGAGGCTGAAATCCTGCTGCGCAATGCCATGGAACACCACGGTGCCGCCGTCTACCGGCTGGCCCTGTGCCGGATGCAGAGCGTCCAGGACGCAGAGGACGTGTACCAGGACGTGTTTCTCCGGCTGCTGGGCCAGGAGGCATCTGCCTGGGACGGGGAGCATCTGCGGGCCTGGCTGCTGCGGTGCACGGTGAACCGGTGCCATGACCTGCACCGCTTCCGCCTGCGGCGTCCGGTGCTGGCGCTGGCGGACCTGCCGGAGACGGCCGCGGAAGCGGACAGCGGCGCCGCAGAGCTGTGGGACGCAGTGGCCCACCTGCCGGAAAAGCTGCGCGTCCCCATCCACCTGTATTATGCCGAGGGATATTCCACGGAGGAGATCGCCGGGCTGCTGGACATTCCGGCGGCCACAGTCCGCACCCGGCTCCGCCGGGCCCGAAAAAGACTCAAAGACCTGCTGGGAGGAGACGACCATGAAGAAGAACGACTATCAGAATTTGATGGAGCATATCCAGCCCCCGCCGGGCTGAATGACCGGGTGCTGTCCGCCGCCCGGCAGACGGCGGGAGCGCAGAAGGAGACGACCGGCCCCAAACATCTGGCGCCCGGAAAGCGGCGCCCGGTGCTCCGGGCGGCAGTATGCGCCGCCTGTGCACTGGCGCTGGTGGTAGGTTCTGTAACGCTGGGGCCCATTGGCGGCGGAGAGCCCGGAGAGAGCGGCGCGCCGGTAACAGCCCTGCCCAGCTTCTCCTTCGGCCTGACGGCTTATGCCGCTGACACGGGGGAGCGTTACGAGGCGAACGCCAACGGGGGGCTGGCCTTCAGCACAGCCGGTCAAGTCTCCTGGTCTGCCGAGGGCGGCCACTACACCGGCTGTCTGTTCCAGGTGACCGGGGAGAACATTCGAACCATTTCCCTTGCCATTGACCGAGAGGCGCTGTACCGCAGCAGAACTCTGACCAACCTCTCCAGAGAAGAGGTGCAGAACTATCTCGATGCCGAGGCCAACGGCACGGAGTACCGGCTTTCCAGCGGCGAAGGAGTGATCCATGCCGTTTATGGCGAGGAGGAAGAGGGGCCCCTGACCATGGAGGTGGTGACGGATCTGGGCGCTGCCGTCACGGAGGGCTATGACCCGGAGGTGCGCTATGGATTCCTGATTCCGGACACCGGCGATATCGACTGGGACAGGGATCCCCGGGTGGCGAATCAGGAGAGCATCGACCGGATGGACGGCGCTCGGCTGACGGTGACGGTGACCTTCACTGACGGTTCGGAGCAGACCAAGACCTACACGCTGTCCACAGGGCGGCTGAAGGTGGAATATGACGCAAACAGCCCCGGCGGGATCCTCCTGCCCCAGCTGGCCGGTGATGAAGACCCGTGGCTCTACGGCGTCTATGCGGTGGATGAGACGGCCAGCCGTTTCCTCCAGTGGCCGGTGCAGGGAGCCAACACCATCAGCCTCTCCAACCCCTATGGTACCCCCGGTGGCAGCCGGGCGGCAAGACCTGTGAAACTCACACCGGAATCGACATTGCCGCGCCGGAGGGCGAGGCAGTCCTGGCCGCAGCGGGCGGCACTGTGGTGGAGTCCGGCTATGACGTGGAGCGAGGCAATTATGTGGTGATCGACCACGGGGACGGCCTTTCTACCCTATATGGCCAGTGCCGGGACTTTACGGTGGAGGAGGGCGACACCGTCCGGGCCGGGGAGATGATCGGTGCCGTGGGGAAGACCGGCATGGCAACAGGGGCCCATCTCCACTTTGAGGTCCGCCAGGACGGAGAGCCCCAGAACCCGGTGGCCTATTTTGACAGCGACGTGCGGGACACCCTCCGCATGGGCTGACCGGTCCTCTGTGAAAAGAACAGTGAGCGCGGCGCGGAATTTGTTCCGCGCCGCGCTCGTTTTCGGCTGGGGTCAGGCCCGGGGCCTGCGGGCAGCCCGTCGGGCCTCCGCTTTTTTCTCCAGGTTGGAGACCACCAGGGCGCAGGCAGCGTCGCCCGTGATGTTCACCGTGGTGCGGCCCATGTCGAAGATGCGGTCCACGCCGATGACCAGGCCGATGCCTGCCACCGGCAGATTCACGCTCTCCAGCACCATGGTCAGCATCACCACGCCGGAGCCGGGGACACCCGCGGTTCCGATGGAGGCCAGGGTGGCGGTGAGCACAATGGTGATCATTTGGCCCAGGGTCAGGTCCACTCCGTAGCAGGTGGCGATGAACACGGCGCACACGCCCTGGTAGATGGCGGTGCCGTCCATGTTGATGGTGGCGCCCAGGGGCAGGACGAAGCTGGCGATGTCCCGCCGGGCGCCCAGCCGCTCCGTGCACTCCAGGTTCAAAGGCAGGGTGCCCACGGAGGAGGCAGAGGAGAACGCCATGGCCATGGCCGGGAACATCCCCTTGAAGAAGGCCAGCGGACTCACGCCGCCCAGGGCCTTTACCGTGGCAGAGTAGACGATGACGGCGTGGAGGAAGTACCCGATATAGGCGCACAGCAGCACCAGGCCCAGATTGCCCAGGATCTGGGGACCGTTTTCCGCCACCACCGGCAGGATCAGGCAGAACACGCCGATGGGGGAGAGGCGCAGGATGATGTCCATGACCTTCATGCAGACCTCTGTAAGGCTGTCGACCAGCGCCGCTGCGGGCCGTCCCTTCTCTCCGGCGGCCAGGATGCCGAAGCCGAACAGCAGCGCCGCCACGATCACCTGCAGCATGGAGGCGTTGGCAAAGGGGGCGATGATGTTGGAGGGGAAGATGTCCACCAGCGTGTCCATGAAGCTGGCGGTCTCACCGGGCTCAAAGGTGACACCGGTGGGGTCGATGACCGTGAAGAAGCCCTTGAACAGGTTGGCCAGGAACATGGCCAGCACGATGGCCCCGGCAGTGGTGCAGGTATAATACACCAGCGTTTTGACGCCGATGGAACCCACCTTGCGGATATCGCTCATGGAGATGATGCCGGAGAGAATGGAGAAAAAGACGATGGGCACCACCACGAACTTCAGCAGGTTCAGGAAAATGGTGCCGAAGGGCTTGATATAGCTGACGGCAAAGGTGGGATTTCCCGTGAAGGCCATGCCGACCGCGATGCCTAGCCCCAGCGCCAGAAAGATTTGGAGGGAGAGAGGAATTTTTTTCTGCTTCATATACGCGCTCCTTTGCTTGGTGAACTGTTGTGCAGGGCCATTCGGCGGAAAGACCGCCCGAAATGGCCGAAAACTAATCTAGTATATCAAAAAAACTGGGACAGCACAACCCTCTTTTGCAACAGAGTGCCCATTTCCGCTGCTTAGAAACCTGATTTCAATTTCTGTTTATTTTGTCAGGAAGGCGGAGGGTATAGATACGATCCCGGCATGGATGGCAGAGATGGAGAAGAGAACCTGGCATCTCCACTGGGCGGCGTGGGAAAAGCGGCGGATCCGGGCTCGAACATTGACGGCCTGTAAAAGAGTCCCCCGGACAGAAAACGACCTCTCCCGATCCGGAGAGGCCGTTTGTTCAGTCATGGGCGTGAGGCAGGTTCCAGCGGAAGTGGGCGGAGAGGATGCGGACGGCGACCACAAGCGCACTGCCGCAGAGCATGGCGGCCATCTCTCCCGCCAGGGGCCAGAGGACCACGCAGGCCAGCGCCCCGGCCAGGGAGGCGGAGGCATAGACATGCTTGACGAAAATGTAGGGCGTGTCCCCGGCCAGCACGTCCCGCAGCACGCCGCCGCCCACGCCGGTAACCACGCCCACAAACACCAGCAGGAACAGGGTGGGGCGGGCCGCGTGTTCATAGGCAATGCGGATGCCCGCCACAGTGAAAATGCCAAGGCCCGCGGAGTCCATAATCAGCAGCACCAAGTCGTAGAGCCGCTGGTCCCACATGAGGAGCCGCCGGATGCGGGGCAGAAACAGCACCAGGGAGGTCAGCAGGGCCACCACGGCGTAGATGGGATCCTGGAAGGTGCCCGGCGGCGTGATGCCCAAGAGCAGGTCCCGGATGACGCCGCCGCCCACCGCGGTGGTGAGGCCCAGAATGCAGACGCCGAAAACGTCCATGTTCTTTTTCAGGCCGGTGATGGCGCCGGAGGCGGCAAAAGCGAGCGTCCCAACCAGCTCCAGGATCAGAAACAGCTGTTCCATGGCCGTCACCGGGCGTCCTGCCGGACCATCTCCATAAAGGCGGAGGCCGCGGCGGTGGGCGTCACGTCCCGCAGGGTGCACATGTCCACGCTGCGGGCAGGAATGGTGAAGTCGGTTTTCAGCAGGCGGATGTCCCCGCTGTCCAGGGCCTTCTGCACAAACTCCAGCGTCACACCGGCCACCCCCAGGCCGATCCGGGCCAGGGATACCAGAAGGCTCCGGGAGGAGAGCTCGATTTCCGGCGTCAGGGTGATGCCGCTTTGCAGAAAGTACTGCTCCAGAAACACCCGGCTGCTGGCCTTGCGCTCCAGCAGGATCAGGGGGAACTCCGCGATCTCCTGCCGGGTATACACGTGGTCGAAGTCACAGTCGTAGCCGCTGCCCGCCACAAAGACGGAGTGGGTGGCGAAGCAGGACCAGGTATGCAGCGCGGCGGGGTCCGTGGGGGAGGAGGCGAAGGCGATGTCCACAGCGCCGGATTTCAGCATGCTCAGCACCTTGGCGCTGCGGCCGCTGACAATCTTCAGCCGGATGCCCGGGTGCTGGCGGTGGAAGGCCTCCAAATATGGCGTCAGGAAAAAGCTGGTGACAGTGTCGCTGGCGCCGATAGTCAGGGTGCCCAGCAACAGCTGCTGGGCCTGGGACAGCTTGTCCTCCCCTGTGGCCAGCAGGCCCAGGGCGCTGCGGACATACTGGTAGAGCATCTGCCCCTCCCAGGTGAGGGAGACGCCCCGGGGACTGCGGGCGAACAGGCGGGCCTGGAGCGCCGTCTCCAGCTGCTTGATAGACTGGCTCACCGCCGACTGGGAGATGTAGAGGTTTTTTGCCGCCAGGGAGATGTTGCCCGTCTCCGCCACCTCTTTGAACACTCGGTACAGCTCCAGCTTGACCGCCATGGATCATCCCTCCAGCAATCAGAATTTCTTATAGTGTCCGGAATCATTATAAGGGATGACTGGAGGAAACGCAACGGCGGCGGAAAAATTTTCGGTTTTTCTTTGCAAGCGGGATGGTTTTTGGTATACTAACACATTAGATTGTAAAGACGGGAGGCGCGCTATGCTGTATCACATTCTGGCAGTGGGCGACGTGGTGATGGAGCCCGGCCTCCGCCATCTGGAGCGGCACCTGCGTCCCCTCCAGAAGTGGAAGGCCATCGACTTCACGGTGGTGAACGGCGAGAATGCCGCCGGAGTGGGGCTGACCCGCGACCAGGCGGAGCGGATCTACGACGCCGGTGCCGACGTGGTGACCTTGGGGAACCACGCCTTCGGCAAGAGCCAGATTGCGGATTTCCTGGAGGACGCGCCCTGGCTGCTGCGGCCCGCCAACTACACCGGCCGGGCCCCGGGTCGGGGCTGCGGTGTTTACGACCTGGGCGGCGTCCGGATCCGGGTGCTGAACCTGATCGGCCGGTGCGACCTGGCCTGGGGGGCGGACAACCCCTTCACGGCGGCGGACCGGCTGCTGGAGAGAGACGCGGCGGACTTCACCCTGGTGGACTTCCACGCGGAGGCAACCAGTGAGAAACTGGCCATGGGCTACTATCTGGACGGGCGGGTGTCCGCCCTGTGGGGGACCCATACCCACGTGCCCACCGCTGACGAGCGGGTGTGTCCCAGGGGCACGGGCTATATTACGGATTTGGGAATGACCGGGTCCATCGAGTCGGTGCTGGGCATCGACCCCCGGCAGTCCGTGGAGGGATTCCTGGGCGGCCTGCCGGGCCGCTACCGGGCGCCGGAGGGACCCGCCAAGCTCCAGGGGGCCATCTTCACGCTGGACAGCGCCACCGGACTGTGCACCGCCGTGGAGCGGATCGACGTACGGTGACCGGGACGATTTCAAACCGGCTGGTTAAAATTTCAGATAGAGAGGAACGAACCATCATGTCCATTGAAAAAGTCAGAGC
This DNA window, taken from Dysosmobacter welbionis, encodes the following:
- the ychF gene encoding redox-regulated ATPase YchF, which translates into the protein MKLGIVGLPNVGKSTLFNAITNAGAESANYPFCTIDPNVGMVAVPDERLDKLAEMYQPDKKTPAVIEFVDIAGLVKGASKGEGLGNKFLANIRETDAIVHVVRCFDDENVIHVEGSTDPRRDIDIINMELVMADLEMVQRRVEKATKALKGDKKFQHEVDVFTALQKHLDGGNLARTFACDEDDAALIATSDLLTLKPVIYAANTDEAGFADLEHNQYYQQVKAIADAEDSQVLPICAKMEQDIAELEGEEKLMFLEELGVEESGLDRLIKCSYALLGLISFLTYGKDECRAWTIKKGTKAPQAAGKIHSDIERGFIRAEVIAYDDMIACGSVNAAKEKGLLRSEGKEYVVQDGDMVYFRFNV
- a CDS encoding RNA polymerase sigma factor gives rise to the protein MEEAEILLRNAMEHHGAAVYRLALCRMQSVQDAEDVYQDVFLRLLGQEASAWDGEHLRAWLLRCTVNRCHDLHRFRLRRPVLALADLPETAAEADSGAAELWDAVAHLPEKLRVPIHLYYAEGYSTEEIAGLLDIPAATVRTRLRRARKRLKDLLGGDDHEEERLSEFDGAYPAPAGLNDRVLSAARQTAGAQKETTGPKHLAPGKRRPVLRAAVCAACALALVVGSVTLGPIGGGEPGESGAPVTALPSFSFGLTAYAADTGERYEANANGGLAFSTAGQVSWSAEGGHYTGCLFQVTGENIRTISLAIDREALYRSRTLTNLSREEVQNYLDAEANGTEYRLSSGEGVIHAVYGEEEEGPLTMEVVTDLGAAVTEGYDPEVRYGFLIPDTGDIDWDRDPRVANQESIDRMDGARLTVTVTFTDGSEQTKTYTLSTGRLKVEYDANSPGGILLPQLAGDEDPWLYGVYAVDETASRFLQWPVQGANTISLSNPYGTPGGSRAARPVKLTPESTLPRRRARQSWPQRAALWWSPAMTWSEAIMW
- a CDS encoding M23 family metallopeptidase — protein: MAAAGGTVVESGYDVERGNYVVIDHGDGLSTLYGQCRDFTVEEGDTVRAGEMIGAVGKTGMATGAHLHFEVRQDGEPQNPVAYFDSDVRDTLRMG
- a CDS encoding dicarboxylate/amino acid:cation symporter, with translation MKQKKIPLSLQIFLALGLGIAVGMAFTGNPTFAVSYIKPFGTIFLNLLKFVVVPIVFFSILSGIISMSDIRKVGSIGVKTLVYYTCTTAGAIVLAMFLANLFKGFFTVIDPTGVTFEPGETASFMDTLVDIFPSNIIAPFANASMLQVIVAALLFGFGILAAGEKGRPAAALVDSLTEVCMKVMDIILRLSPIGVFCLILPVVAENGPQILGNLGLVLLCAYIGYFLHAVIVYSATVKALGGVSPLAFFKGMFPAMAMAFSSASSVGTLPLNLECTERLGARRDIASFVLPLGATINMDGTAIYQGVCAVFIATCYGVDLTLGQMITIVLTATLASIGTAGVPGSGVVMLTMVLESVNLPVAGIGLVIGVDRIFDMGRTTVNITGDAACALVVSNLEKKAEARRAARRPRA
- a CDS encoding trimeric intracellular cation channel family protein, which translates into the protein MEQLFLILELVGTLAFAASGAITGLKKNMDVFGVCILGLTTAVGGGVIRDLLLGITPPGTFQDPIYAVVALLTSLVLFLPRIRRLLMWDQRLYDLVLLIMDSAGLGIFTVAGIRIAYEHAARPTLFLLVFVGVVTGVGGGVLRDVLAGDTPYIFVKHVYASASLAGALACVVLWPLAGEMAAMLCGSALVVAVRILSAHFRWNLPHAHD
- a CDS encoding LysR family transcriptional regulator; this translates as MAVKLELYRVFKEVAETGNISLAAKNLYISQSAVSQSIKQLETALQARLFARSPRGVSLTWEGQMLYQYVRSALGLLATGEDKLSQAQQLLLGTLTIGASDTVTSFFLTPYLEAFHRQHPGIRLKIVSGRSAKVLSMLKSGAVDIAFASSPTDPAALHTWSCFATHSVFVAGSGYDCDFDHVYTRQEIAEFPLILLERKASSRVFLEQYFLQSGITLTPEIELSSRSLLVSLARIGLGVAGVTLEFVQKALDSGDIRLLKTDFTIPARSVDMCTLRDVTPTAAASAFMEMVRQDAR
- a CDS encoding TIGR00282 family metallophosphoesterase, which gives rise to MLYHILAVGDVVMEPGLRHLERHLRPLQKWKAIDFTVVNGENAAGVGLTRDQAERIYDAGADVVTLGNHAFGKSQIADFLEDAPWLLRPANYTGRAPGRGCGVYDLGGVRIRVLNLIGRCDLAWGADNPFTAADRLLERDAADFTLVDFHAEATSEKLAMGYYLDGRVSALWGTHTHVPTADERVCPRGTGYITDLGMTGSIESVLGIDPRQSVEGFLGGLPGRYRAPEGPAKLQGAIFTLDSATGLCTAVERIDVR